A window of Roseofilum capinflatum BLCC-M114 genomic DNA:
TCGACAATGGACAGGGCAAAACCGACGTGAACCAATACATAGTCATCGATCTGGGCTTCGGGAACATAGGCTAAACTGACTTCTTTGATCACTCCGCCAAAGCTAACCCGACCCATTTTTGTCAGGGGATCGTCACCAGCGATGCTAATAATTTTTCCGGGTACTGCTAAACACATTTTCTGCCTCTTTAGATTTAATCTTCTTTTAAGCATTCATTAATAGAAACGCTTGTTCTCAGGATTACCATAGAATGGAGGAATTGGCTAAAAATTCAGGATTTTTTTAATAATATCCAGTGGGGTTAAATCTGGGTTATGGCCAAGCAAGGAGTAGGGTGTGTTATGCGGACAGAAAATGTGAATGGTGACAAATCAATCATATTTCCGCATAACGCACCATTCATAATTACTTTTACGATGTCCCGTATCTTTGAACATTTTTCTTGTTTAAGTCCCGATAACCGATCGCCTAGTCCTTTGGAACTAGACCGCTCTAGTCCTTTTGTGAAGGGAGGATTAGTGCTAGTGTGAGGTGGATTTGGGTGTTTAGAGTCAGGTCATCCTCTAGCTGTGTTTCCTAGGATGGAGACAAGTTCAAGGAGGTACTGACGATGTTACAGAATGTTCCTGAGAAACAGATGAGAAGGGTGCGATCGCTGCTGGCGATCGCCTGGTTGCTGTTAATAGCGTCCCTGATCTATGACCCCATTTCCCCCCTCTTAACCCATCCCGATACCCACTGGAGCTTACTGCGTCTCGATCCGAGGGTATTCGATCCGCAACACTGTCATGAGGTGATGACGGTGCAAGGACAGTGTTTAATTGAGCGTCCCTATGCGATCGCCACCCGACTCTTTTGGGGAGTCATTATCGGTGCAGTCATCTGTATCGTTTTTCTCTTCGGTCATGAAAGTTGGCGCAGAATTTGCCCCCTCTCCTTCTTTTCTCAACTGCCGCGTTTATGGGGAATTCAACGGCAAAAACAAACCACCAATCCTCGCACCGGTAAAATTCGTTTAGAAGTCGTCAAAATTGACCCCAACTCTTGGCTCGGTCGCCATCATCTCCTGTTTCAACTTGGGTTTCTCTTTGTCGGTTTATGCCTGAGAATGTTATTTTTAGACTCCCATCGTCTGCTGTTAGCCGCTTTTCTGAGTGCCACCATCTTAGCCAGTATCCTTGTCGGCTATTTATTCGCGGGTAAAACCTGGTGTCAATACATTTGCCCCATGGGCCCAGTTGAATTATTCTACACAGGCCCCAGGGCATTATGGGGCAGTCCCGCCCATGAAAAAACCACCTCTAAAATCACCCAATCCATGTGTCGGACAATGGATGAAACCGGGAAAGAAAAAAGCGCTTGTGTCGCCTGTAAATCCGCTTGTTTCGACATTGACGCAGAACGCAGTTATTGGGACTCCTTAAAAGATTCAGAGCGCAAGTTTTTCCATTATGGCTATGTAGGATTAGTGGTTGCATTTTACTTGTATTACATTTTCTATGCTGGAGATTTAGACTACTTTTACTCTGGATCTTGGACTCACGATCCGGAGCAAGTGCAAAGACTATTTACTCCCGGCTTTTACCTATTTAATCTAGCCATTCCCATTCCCCGATTAATTGCCGTTCCTCTGACCTTCGCAGTCTTCGCTTTAGCAAGTTATGCCATCTTATGCCGCCTCGAAAAAGCCTACAAAGCTTATTGTCTGCGCCGCGATCGAGAATTTTCAGCAGAAAAAGTTCGTCATCATGTATTTTCTGTTGCTACCTTTGTCACCTTTAACTTTCTATTTGCCGTGGGAACCCATTCGACTTTAGAGTTATTGCCGGAATACGTTGAATGGGGTCTTCAAGCTCTCGTTCCCCTGTTAAGCGCCGGGTGGTTATACCGAACTTGGAATCGTTCCTTAAGCCTCTACCATAAGGAAAGTGTCGCGAGTAGTTTACGTCGCCAACTGAGTAAATTGAAGATTAATTTTCCTGAATTTCTGGAAGGACGTTCCCTGGAAGATTTGAAAGCCCAAGAAGTGTATGTTTTGGCTAAAGTTTTACCCGGATTTAGTCAGGAGTCGAAGGTGCAGGTTTATCAGGGGATTTTACGGGAAATGTTAGAACAGAAGATGACCAATTCTGAGCAGTCTTTGGAGCTGTTAACTAGGGTGCGGGTATCTTTGGGCATTGAGGAAGAGGTACATTTTAGACTGCTCTCTGAGAATTTAACTAATAATTCAGACGGTGCGTTATGCGGAAATATGATTGATTTGTAACCATTGACATTTTCTGGCCGCATAACACACCCTACCTATGATGATGTCGCCCCCGGTAGGGTGTGTTGCGGCATCGATAAATCATCGGTTTTCACGAAAAATATTGACCTTGCCGCAACGCACCACCCCCACCAACAAACCCCATTAATAAATATGTGAATTTAACCAATAATTCAGACGGTGCGTTATGCGGAAATATCATTGATTTGTAACCATTCGCATTTTCTGGCCGCATAACACACCCTACCTATCATGGTGTCGCCCCCACCAACAAATCCCATTAATAAATATGTGAATTTAACCCAAAATTGAATTCGGGGTTCTGTGGATGGTGCGTTATGCGGAAATATCATTGATTTGTAAACATTAAAATTTTCTGGCCGCATAACACACCCTACCTATGATGATGTCGCCCCCGGTAGGGTGTGTTGCGGCATCGATAAATCATCGGTTTTCACGAAAAATATTGACCTTGCCGCAACGCACCACCCCCACCAACAAACCCCATTAATAAATATGTGAATTTAACCAATAATTCAGACGGTGCGTTATGCGGAAATATCATTGATTTGTAACCATTCGCATTTTCTGGCCGCATAACACACCCTACCTATGATGATGTCGCCCCGGTAGGGTGTGTTGCGGCATCAATAAATCATGGGTTTTGACGAAAATATTAACCTAGCCGCAACGCACCACCCCCACTTTGATAGAAAAAGTTAACAACACGGTGTCTAGCTTAATTTTTGCTATCCGAAAGGAGACGAGGAGTTACAAAGATGCTAGGTAGGCATAAAAGAACTATAGGTATTGATTCGGTGTTTTGGCGGGAGTGGCAACAGTATCGAGATTATCTCTACGGTTGCTGTCTCCGACGGATGGAAGGGAACCAAACGGAGGCTGAAGATGCTCTGAGTATGGCTATGCTTAGGGCTAGGGAGGCTTGGCGAACCAGCAGCAAACCTATTGATAATGTGAAGGGGTGGTTGGTCAGATTGGTGAATAATCTTTGCACGAACCTGCTTAAAAAGCGCGATCGCCTATTTTCCTGTGAAGCTAAGGAAGAGCTATGGGTTAGCCAGGAAGAAGAACCAGATCTTGCCGCTACGCGGCAAGATCTCGAATTTTTTTTTGAGGGAGAGGTAAATAATTTATCTCCCAAGTTGCGGGAGACTTTTTTTCTCTACTGGAAGGAGGAGCTGTCTTACAAGGAGATAGCGGAACAGTTGGGCATTTCTCAGGGTACGGCCCGCAAGCGGGTTTCTAATGCCAGGGCCATTTTGCGAGAGCGATGGAACGAGTATGACGGAGTGGCAGAGGACTCTAGTTCTTCGTTGGCAGCGGATGTGGAAGGGACGAGTGCGGATGAGTTGTCGGTGGCGGAACCGGTCTCTAGTAGGTTGGGTGAAGCGAAACGGAACCCAACAAAAGCCCCTCGTAGGTTGGGTGAAGCGAAACGGAACCCAGCAAAAGCCCCTCGTAGGTTGGGTCAAGCGAAGCAGAACCCAGCAAGGGTTAATCCAGCAGAACTGAGGCCAAAAGAAGAACTCCAACGGCCATTTCTGTCGTTGCCGAGGGGAGAGCAATCTCAATGGCCCAAACTTGGTTCTTTATGCGTAAG
This region includes:
- a CDS encoding RNA polymerase sigma factor; translated protein: MLGRHKRTIGIDSVFWREWQQYRDYLYGCCLRRMEGNQTEAEDALSMAMLRAREAWRTSSKPIDNVKGWLVRLVNNLCTNLLKKRDRLFSCEAKEELWVSQEEEPDLAATRQDLEFFFEGEVNNLSPKLRETFFLYWKEELSYKEIAEQLGISQGTARKRVSNARAILRERWNEYDGVAEDSSSSLAADVEGTSADELSVAEPVSSRLGEAKRNPTKAPRRLGEAKRNPAKAPRRLGQAKQNPARVNPAELRPKEELQRPFLSLPRGEQSQWPKLGSLCVSPEPWLKSKFRSSRLALVPRPQAVGAILANARLSLRIKNRYQFQLPGRWVWCYFASGQIGRGKKRLIGKGRSVFGKTQLLSLPFWGPWVPVPSSLPTEKIALLSGKCPCRPP
- a CDS encoding HypC/HybG/HupF family hydrogenase formation chaperone; amino-acid sequence: MCLAVPGKIISIAGDDPLTKMGRVSFGGVIKEVSLAYVPEAQIDDYVLVHVGFALSIVDQKEAQQTLSDLQQINTFS
- a CDS encoding 4Fe-4S binding protein, with the protein product MLQNVPEKQMRRVRSLLAIAWLLLIASLIYDPISPLLTHPDTHWSLLRLDPRVFDPQHCHEVMTVQGQCLIERPYAIATRLFWGVIIGAVICIVFLFGHESWRRICPLSFFSQLPRLWGIQRQKQTTNPRTGKIRLEVVKIDPNSWLGRHHLLFQLGFLFVGLCLRMLFLDSHRLLLAAFLSATILASILVGYLFAGKTWCQYICPMGPVELFYTGPRALWGSPAHEKTTSKITQSMCRTMDETGKEKSACVACKSACFDIDAERSYWDSLKDSERKFFHYGYVGLVVAFYLYYIFYAGDLDYFYSGSWTHDPEQVQRLFTPGFYLFNLAIPIPRLIAVPLTFAVFALASYAILCRLEKAYKAYCLRRDREFSAEKVRHHVFSVATFVTFNFLFAVGTHSTLELLPEYVEWGLQALVPLLSAGWLYRTWNRSLSLYHKESVASSLRRQLSKLKINFPEFLEGRSLEDLKAQEVYVLAKVLPGFSQESKVQVYQGILREMLEQKMTNSEQSLELLTRVRVSLGIEEEVHFRLLSENLTNNSDGALCGNMIDL